The sequence TTTCGTCTGCGAGGAGGCTCACAGGGTCCCTAGAATATTTTTTCTCTGGGAGGCTTGGAATGAGACCTGAGTAGCCGTCATCATCAAGATGTAAAGCTCCAAGTACCAGGGCTGCGACGTTATGGTCTGAAGCAGCCTCCTCAAGGAGCCTCCTGAAAATTCTTCTAACCCTGATCTTTGAGCCTAAAGCCTTATGGTGAATATAGTTTTCCATGAAACTATCCTCAAGATCCTTGATTCTTATACCTCTCTCTTCGAGCCTGGTGAGCAACGGCCGGTTTGGAGTGGCCCCATCCTGCTTCTCAATAGCCTCCTTAACTGCCCTATGCACTGTATTTGCAATAGCCATACCAAGGGCTGTGCCTGGTCCTGCATAGTGATGTTTTGGACCCTCCTCCACTGAGCCTACCATCACCGCATCTGTGGATGTCCCTGTAGCCAACCTATGTGAGATTGAACTTCTTATGTCGAGCTCCTTGAAGACTAGGGATTTCGCCTCAGTCACCGTTTGGACAGCGTTGACGAGGCAACTATCCGTGGCCCTGACGTTCATTAAAACGATAATGTTGACTGTTCCAGCATTGTTCGCCAGCGCAGGTTTCTCACCGGCCCTCATAGAGTTACTCGTCCCAGCCGTGGCCACCGTTGAGACTTTGACCTTGCCTAGGCTCAAGCTTGAGAGACCGAAACAATCAAGGTATGCTGCCGTCATGAAACCTGC comes from Candidatus Bathyarchaeota archaeon and encodes:
- a CDS encoding adenosylcobinamide amidohydrolase produces the protein MNWNIRGWSIRMSNLPVGAHMKCSRESLIIKSERPVRALSSAVLNGGFRRVNSIIVRHVPKNFRCRDPQTYLATYAYRLGLTPDSTAGFMTAAYLDCFGLSSLSLGKVKVSTVATAGTSNSMRAGEKPALANNAGTVNIIVLMNVRATDSCLVNAVQTVTEAKSLVFKELDIRSSISHRLATGTSTDAVMVGSVEEGPKHHYAGPGTALGMAIANTVHRAVKEAIEKQDGATPNRPLLTRLEERGIRIKDLEDSFMENYIHHKALGSKIRVRRIFRRLLEEAASDHNVAALVLGALHLDDDGYSGLIPSLPEKKYSRDPVSLLADEILGMAISNYIAGAKGVFEYVRFDRAKPGIIRRLGPFADDAVGALVAGVSSNVYTKLGRRR